A segment of the Streptomyces sp. Tu 2975 genome:
TGGCGGGCCGGCAGCAGCAGCGAGAAGGAGAGACCGACCCCTCCGTCGGGCCGGTCGAACCGTGTCGCCGCGAGAGTCTCCGGCGTACGCCAGGCGTGCATCTGCCACCACAGCGTGAACGCCGCCATCCAGAAGAGCGCCACCGAAATGGCAGCAACGAACAGCGATATGAGCATGAATGGCCCCCCTGCCACTGCGCCGCGGCAGGACCCCCTGGCCGTCGGCACGTACTTCCCCCACGCGCGTCACTCCCCAGTACGCGCGCCCATGCATCTGCGTTCAGGACAATAGAGGCGGAGGATTTCGTTCCGGAGCCGGACGGTTAAATTCAGCTGTTCTCGTCTCAGTCGGTGAGTTTCCGGGCAAGTTCTGTTGCGTTTGTGGTCGGTGAATCGCACACGAAGCCGCGGCAGACGTACGCGGCCGAACTGCCGTTCACCAAAGGACGGTCCCGCAGCAACGGGAACTCGTCGCTGCCGGGCTCCCCCACCGCGACCGCCGCACCCGGCGCCGTACCCATCAGTGCCGTCAGATGCAGCTCCCGCGTCGCTGCGTCGCCCTGCGGGCCGACGACCGCCACCTCGCGCGGCCCGTCGCGCAGCGCCTCCGCGACGGCGAGACCCCAGCCGACGAACCGCGGGGCACGCGGCCCGAGCGCCTTCACGACGCCCAGGGCCTCCTCCGCCGCGGTGCGGTGGGCCTCCGAGCCGGTGTGCGCGGCGTAGGTCAGCAGCGCGCCGGCCGCCGCCGACCAGCCAGAGGGGGCGGCGTTGTCCGTGGGGTCCTGCGGGCGGCGGATCAGGGGCTCCGCGTCGTGGGCGGTGTCGTACAGCTGGCCGCCGTCCCCCCGGAACCTGTCGATCACCATGTCCAGCAGGAACCCGGCGAATTCCAGCCACGCCCCTTCGCCGCCGACCGCCGCCAGCGCGAGGAAGCCCTCGGCGACGTCCGCGTAGTCCTCCAGCACTCCGGCGTTGTCCCCGGCCCGCCCGTCCTTGGACGTCCGGTGCAGGCGCACACCACCGGCCTCGAAGTCCATGTGCAGCCTCACCAGCAGGTCGGCGGCCTCCGTCGCCCGCTCGACGAGGTCCGGCCGGCCGAAATACGCACCGGTCTCGGCGAGGGCGGCGACGGCGAGACCGTTCCAGGCGGCCACGATCTTGTCGTCGCGGCCGGGACGTGGACGCTCCTCGCGGGCCGCGAGCAGCCGGGCGCGCAGGTCCCCGTCCGGTTCGCCGACGGGCAGCTGAAGCACCGACGCACCCTCCTCGAAGGTGCCTTCCTCGGTCACCGCGAAGAGCTCCGCCGCCCGTGCCCCGTCCTCGTCGCCGAGCACCTCGCGCAGCTGCGCGGGCATCCACACGTAGAACGCGCCCTCGGCGTGACCGCCGTCCGACGTGTCGCTGTCCGCGTCCAGCGCGGAGGCGAACCCGCCCTCGGCGGTGCGCAGTTCACGCACCATGAAGTCGGCGGTCTCGAGCGCCACCCGCTTGGCCAGATCACTGCCGGTGGCACGCCACAGGTGGGCGTACGCCCGGCACAGCAGGGCGTTGTCGTACAGCATCTTCTCGAAGTGGGGCACGACCCACTCCCGGTCCACCGAGTAGCGCGCGAAGCCGCCGCCGAGCTGGTCGTAGATGCCGCCGCGGGCCATCGCCTCGCCGGTGTGGGCGGCCATCTCCAGTGCCCCTTCCGCACCCGTGCGGGCATGGTGCCGCAGCAGAAACTCCAGCACCATCGACGGCGGGAACTTCGGCGCGCCGCCGAAGCCGCCGTGCCGCTCGTCGTAGTCCCGGGTCAGTCCGAGCAGCGCCTGTGCCAGTTCCTCCTCGCCGGGCACCCCGTCGCCACCGACCACCAGCGATCGCGCGGCCAGGTCGGAGGCGATCCGCTGCGCGACCTCGCCGACCTCGTCACGGCGGCCGGTCCAGGCGTCGCTGACGCCCTCCAGCACCTGCCGGAAGGACGGCATGCCGTGGCGGGGCTCGGGCGGGAAGTAGGTCCCGAAGTAGAACGGCTCCCCGTCGGCCGTCATCCACACGGACATCGGCCAGCCGCCCTGCCCGGTCGCGGCCTGCACGGCCTCCATGTACACGGCGTCGACATCCGGCCGCTCCTCGCGGTCGACCTTGATGTTGACGAAGTGCTCGTTCATGTAAGCGGCGGTCTGCGCGTCCTCGAAGCTCTCGTGCGCGAGCACATGGCACCAGTGGCAGGAGCTGTATCCCACGCTCAGGAACACGGGCACGTTGCGCCGCCGTGCCTCTTCGAAGGCTGCGGGCTCCCACTGCCACCAGTCGACGGGATTGTCGGCGTGCTGGAGGAGATAGGGGGACGTGGCCTGCGCAAGTCGGTTCGCCATACCTCCATCCTTGCGCACGGCGGCCGGGGACGCGGAGCGGCACCGCGGGGGCGTGGCGGCGGCCGTCCCGGCGGGCGGCCGGGCCGGTGCCGTCCCCGCCGTCCGGGCCGGAAGGTCAGCGCTCGCCGGTACGCGCGACGCGACCCGTCGCCGCCGCGCCCGCCCCGCACGCGGAGTCCGGGCGCGGACTGCTGCTCGTGGCGGCGCCGGCGGCCCGGTGGGGTGTCACGGAGGGTCCCGTGCCCCGCAAGACGGTCTGGGCTGAATTGGGCCAACTCGCCCCGGTAGAACCGGAACAGGGGTGTCGCGTCGCGGTGGAGCGCGACCCGGTGACCTGCGAGGTCAAGGAGTAAAGAACCGGGGAAAGAACCCTCCCTACCCACCCCCGACCCCCGATGTCACCCGCGCGGGTGATTGAGGCCAACCGGGCTGGCGCATATGCCCGTTCGCGGTGCACGCTCGGCACACAACCTCACAGACGCAGCGGCCCCCGGCCGGGACGGGCATCCCGATCGAGGGCCTCACCACCCAGGAAGAACGGCACCTTCCCGATGGCTGATCCGCAGCTTAACGCGCTCCCGCGCGCCCTGTCCCTCGTTCCCACCTCCGGTGTCCGGCACATCAACGTCCGCCATCCGGAGCGCTTCACCGTGGTCGGGAACCACCTCGCGCAGCACGAGAACCTGTCCCTCACGGCCATCGGACTGGCCACCCACGTCCAGTCCCTCAAGGCCGGGACGGTCATCTCCATCCGTGCCCTCGCGCAGCGCTTCCCCGAGAGCGAGAAGCGCATCGGCGACGCCTTCAACGAGCTGGAGGCGGAGGGTTACATCGCCCGGATCCGCGTCCGGCTCCCCTCCGGCGCGCTGGTGACCGTCACCGTCTCGTACAACAACCCGCCGGCGATGCGGGACCGAGTGCCGGCCGACGACGCGCCCGGCCGACCGGAGCCGGAGCCGCCCCCGGCAGCGGCCCCGGAGCCGGCGCCGGCTGCCGCCCGGGCATCTGCCCCACCTGCGCCCTTGCCGACGCCGCCGGTGCCCGAACCGGTGAGCCCGGCGGCCCACCGCCTGCTCGCAGGGCTGATCCCCGCCTGCTGCTCTCCGTACCGGAAATCCACCGCCTCGCGTCGGCGGTGGACAGCTGGCTGGATCGCGGCATCGACCCCCGGGCCGTCCACCGCACGCTCACCGCCGCTCTTCCGGACGGGCCGATCGTCCGCCCGGCGGGCCTGCTCGCCCACCGCCTCACGACCCTCCTCCCACCACCGCTCCCGGCGGCGGCACCGGCCGCGCCCCGCCCCGACCCTCTCCAGAACTGCGACGACTGCGACCGCGCCTTCCGCGCGCCCGGACCCGGCCGTTGCCGCGCCTGCGAGCCCGCGCCCCACACGATCGGTGCGGCGGCGTGAAGGGGCCACCCGTGTCGCCCCTGCCCGCCCGCGCCGTGCGGGCTGCGGAACGGCATCGCGGGACTACCCTGAGCCGGGTACGGCCTCACCCCGTCGAGCCGGATCAGGGAGGTCCTTCCATGGGCGCGGAGATGATCGCCCCCGGGTGGATGCATGACCAGGTGACCGCCGACCAGTACGACTCCTGGAGCGAGGAGCAGTGCTCGGGCATCGAGATCGTGGACGGGATGATCGTCGTGAGCCCCAGCGCGTCCAAACGCCACAATCGGTTGGCGCGAATCCTTGCGAACGCCCTCGACGCGGCGGCCGGCCCCGAGTGGAACGCCGACACCGACTTCGACGTACGCCTCCAGGACGTGCCGCTCTCGAACCGCAGATCCGACGTGACCGTCTACCGGGCGGACGCCATCGACATCACGCCCACCCGGCCGGAACACGTGCTGCTGGTCGTCGAAGTCGTGTCGCCGGGTTCGGAGACGACGGACCGTGTCGTGAAGACCGACCAGTACGCCAGGGCCGGCATTCCGTTCTACTGGCGTGTGGAGCAGGCGGCGACGGGCGTCCCTCTCGTCTACACGTACGTCCTGGATCCGGCAGCCCGCGTCTACCGGGACGGGGACGTGTTCACCGGCGTGGTGAAGGCCGTGGCGCCCTTCGCCGTCGAGGTCGACCTCGACGCGCTCTGAGCCCGCCGGCGGAGCCGCCTGACTCGCGCCGGTCAGCGCACCGGGCGGTAGGTCGCGATGATCACGCCGCTGCTGGTCGGCTCGGCGCTCACCAGCTCCAGCTTCTTCATCGCGGCGTCGTCGGCGAACAGCTTCTTGCGCCCCTCGCCGGCCACCACCGGGTGGATCAGCAGCACCAGCTCGTCCAGCAGGTCCTGCTCCAGCAGCGAACGAACCAGTGTCGGGCTGCCGGCGACGGTGAGGTCCTTGCCCTCGCCCGACTTGAGCTCGGTGACCGCGGCCACGAGATCACCCTTGACCAGCGTGCTGTTCGCCCAGTCGTCGACGCCGTCCAGTGTCGAGGAGAACACGTACTTCGGCGATTCGTTGATCCACTTGGCGAAGCCGGCGTCCTCGCCGCTGGTCACGGTGGGCCAGTACCCGGCCCATTCGGTGAACGTCACCCGGCCCAGCAGGATCGTGTCGGCCGTCTCCAGCGTGTTCGCCAGGGCGGCGCCCATCTCCTCGTCGAACGCGAACTGCCACTCGTTCGGGGCCTGTGCGACACCGTCGAGCGAGATGAACAGACCCGAGACGACCTTGCGCATGATTCCTCCATGATGAGTGCGGAGTCCCGTCGTCCGTCGCGGCCCTGACGGCGCTCCGGCCGGGACGGGCCGACCCCTTCGGCCACGTCGTGAACACTAGGCCGGGCCGGGACTCAGGTCTTGTACAGAAGCGACAGCGGCTCCGCGCCGTCCGGGACGCTCAGCCGAGTGGCGGTCCGGCCGATGTAGCGGCTCAAGGACCGTGCCAGGTGCGGCTGGTCGAAGTAACCGAGCCGGTGGACGACGTCCTGGACCGGCACCCCCTCCTGGACCAGTACCGCCGCCTGCCGTGCGCGCTGGATCTGCCGGACGGCGCCCTGCGTCAGACCGGTCGCCGCGACGAAACGCCGCTGCAGGGTGCGGTCGGAGACGTCCGGGCGGGCGCCGCCGAGCACAGCGGGCACGATCGGGTCCTGGTCCACGATCCCCTCCCGCACCATTCGAAGGACGAACGCCTCCGCGTTGTCGTAGTCCGGCACGTGCCAGGCCGAACCCTTCAGCCACAGCGAACGCCGCGTCACGTCGGGGATCTCCGCGTTGCCGCCCACCAGACTGCTCATCGGGATGTGCGGCATCGAGGTACCCAGCGCGAAACTGATCCCGAAGAAGACGGCGTCGTCCGGCACCGGCGCCTGGGACGCCCTCGGCTCCGGGCCCAGCACGGCGGCCTGCGTCCGCCCCTGGTGCTCCCAGAACACCAGCTCCCAGTGGGACGTCGCGACCGACATCATCCGGGTGACGTCGTCGCTCCGGCTGCGCCACACCCGCTCGATGTAGGGCAGCTCCGACGTCCGGCTCTCGATCACCAGACTCATCCCGGTCCCCTCGCACGGCCCGGATCCCGAAGTCCCGGAATCCCGCAAGAGCCGCCAGTCTGACACCCCGCTCGCCGACTCCGCCGCCGGAACCCCTCGCACTTCCTCCCCGGGGCGACGACACTTGACGGGCCGAAACATGGGTAGCGACACGGGATCCGGCTCTTCTAGGGGGACGCACATGCGGGACAGCCACCGGGCTGAAGCGGAACGGCTGTTGGCAAGAGCGGTGGAGGAGGAGGTGCGGCGCTCGGGCGGCAGCTCGGACGCCGGGACGTTGCTCGCGCGGGGGCGTGCCGCTCTCGACTCGATGGCGGCGAGCGCGGGCGAGGAGTACGCGGCCTACGAGCAGGCGCTCACCGAGGCCGAGGCCGGTCAGCAGCCGCTGTCGCAGCGCTTCAGCCGGGAGACGCTGGGCGCTCCGGTGCTGGTCACCGCCGTCGCCGCCGTCGCGGCGATCGGCGCGGACATCGCCCTCGGTACGGCGACGGGCACCGCGCTCGGGGCCGGTGCCGTCGTGGCCGTCGCCGGGGCGGCGACCACCGTCGCCAAGGTGACCGCCGCGCACTGGCCCGCGGCGCACCGCAGGGCGGGAGCACTCGCGCAGCCCGGCGGCGTGGACCAGTTGCGGCTCCAGTGGCTGACGGCGCTGGACGTACGGGGCATCCGCCCGTTCCTCGACCAGCAGCGGATGCTGGCCGCGTCGGCACGGCCCGCGAAGAAGGCGTCCGTCGTGCCGCAACTGCGCGGCACCGACCGTTCGGCGGCGGCACGGCGCAGGTCCGTGCTGGAGCAGTCGTTCGGCCATCTCCCCCACCCCGGGGGCCCGTTCGCCGGGCGCCGCTCGCAGATGGCGCAGATCACCCAGTGGGTGCACGCGGCGCGTGCGGCGACGCAGACCCTTCCGGTGGTGGTGGTCCTCCACGGCGATCCGGGCTCGGGACGCACCACGCTCGCGGTGCGCGCCGCCCACGATCTCAAGGACCTGTTCCGCGGCGCGTGCGTGGTCGACCTCCGCGGCGACGGCGAGCAGCCGCTGCCCACCCGTGACGCACTGCTGCACCTGCTGAACCGGCTCGGTGCGCCACGCGAGCAGCTGCTCTTCCGCGAACGCGCCTCGGCGGAGCAGCAGGTGCGGCGGCTCAGCGAGCTGTACCACCAGTACCTGACCGGCCTGCCGGTGACGGTGGTTCTCGACGATGCGAGCGACCCGGACCAGGTGCGCACGTTGCTGCCGGAGCGGTCGGACAGTCTGGTGCTGGTGACCGCCCGCGCGCCGCTCGACCTGCCCGACGACATCCCGGCCCGGGTGCACCAGCTGCCGGTGGAGGCGCTGGACGCGGCGGGCGCGGAGGAGCTGCTGCGGGCCGCGGCAGCGCCGTCTTCACCGGGGCCGTACGACGTCCGGTCCACGGAGGAGGTCCGGGAGCTGTGCGGCGGGCTGCCGCTGGCGCTGCGGACGGCGGGCTCCTCGCTGGGCGAGCGTTCCGCCGACCGCCTGGCGGCGGATCTCCGCGCCCTGGGGCCGCTGGATCCGGTCGAACGGGCGTTGCGGCTGCGCTACACCGACCAGCCGGAGCAAGCGCGGCGGCTGCTGCGCCGGCTGGCGCTGGCGGGCCGGGCCTCGCTCGGTCCCGCGGCGGCCGCGGCGCTGCTGGCGACCGACGAGAAGGAGGCGCAGCGGCTGCTGGCGGCGCTCTCGGAGGCGGGGCTGATCGACCATGTGCGCTCAGGGCGTTACCGGCTGCACGACGCGGTGCGCCGCTTCGCAAGGAACCGGCTGATGGACGAGGAGGACGCCGCCGACCGCGGCGCGGCGCAGGAGCGGCTGATCCGGAACTACGCGGAGCTGGCCGGCGCGGTGATCCGGATGGTCGACGGCAAGATGTCGACGCGGGCCGGACAGTTCGGGGCGTACGGCTTCCCCTCGCTGGACGCGGCGCTGCGCTGGCTCGACGACGAGTCGAGCTTCATCACCTCGGCGCTGCGGCACGCGGAAGGTGTGGACCAGCAGGCCGTGCTCGGGCTGCTGGGCGCGCTGTGCGACTACTGCCTGCTGCGCGGCGACCTGTACCGGCTGGGTGAGATCAGCGAGCTCACCCAGGCCGTGGACCAAGGGCTGCTGGAGCGTTCCGTGCGCTGGCGAACCGGCATCGCGGCCCGGCAGCTCGGCGAGCTGGACAAGGCCCGTACGACGCTCTCGTCGGTGGTGGGCCTCTATCGGGAGGCGCACCACGACGCCGGTGCGGCGCTCGCGCTGTGC
Coding sequences within it:
- a CDS encoding Uma2 family endonuclease — protein: MGAEMIAPGWMHDQVTADQYDSWSEEQCSGIEIVDGMIVVSPSASKRHNRLARILANALDAAAGPEWNADTDFDVRLQDVPLSNRRSDVTVYRADAIDITPTRPEHVLLVVEVVSPGSETTDRVVKTDQYARAGIPFYWRVEQAATGVPLVYTYVLDPAARVYRDGDVFTGVVKAVAPFAVEVDLDAL
- a CDS encoding helix-turn-helix domain-containing protein; translation: MSLVIESRTSELPYIERVWRSRSDDVTRMMSVATSHWELVFWEHQGRTQAAVLGPEPRASQAPVPDDAVFFGISFALGTSMPHIPMSSLVGGNAEIPDVTRRSLWLKGSAWHVPDYDNAEAFVLRMVREGIVDQDPIVPAVLGGARPDVSDRTLQRRFVAATGLTQGAVRQIQRARQAAVLVQEGVPVQDVVHRLGYFDQPHLARSLSRYIGRTATRLSVPDGAEPLSLLYKT
- a CDS encoding thioredoxin domain-containing protein, yielding MANRLAQATSPYLLQHADNPVDWWQWEPAAFEEARRRNVPVFLSVGYSSCHWCHVLAHESFEDAQTAAYMNEHFVNIKVDREERPDVDAVYMEAVQAATGQGGWPMSVWMTADGEPFYFGTYFPPEPRHGMPSFRQVLEGVSDAWTGRRDEVGEVAQRIASDLAARSLVVGGDGVPGEEELAQALLGLTRDYDERHGGFGGAPKFPPSMVLEFLLRHHARTGAEGALEMAAHTGEAMARGGIYDQLGGGFARYSVDREWVVPHFEKMLYDNALLCRAYAHLWRATGSDLAKRVALETADFMVRELRTAEGGFASALDADSDTSDGGHAEGAFYVWMPAQLREVLGDEDGARAAELFAVTEEGTFEEGASVLQLPVGEPDGDLRARLLAAREERPRPGRDDKIVAAWNGLAVAALAETGAYFGRPDLVERATEAADLLVRLHMDFEAGGVRLHRTSKDGRAGDNAGVLEDYADVAEGFLALAAVGGEGAWLEFAGFLLDMVIDRFRGDGGQLYDTAHDAEPLIRRPQDPTDNAAPSGWSAAAGALLTYAAHTGSEAHRTAAEEALGVVKALGPRAPRFVGWGLAVAEALRDGPREVAVVGPQGDAATRELHLTALMGTAPGAAVAVGEPGSDEFPLLRDRPLVNGSSAAYVCRGFVCDSPTTNATELARKLTD
- a CDS encoding dihydrofolate reductase family protein, translated to MRKVVSGLFISLDGVAQAPNEWQFAFDEEMGAALANTLETADTILLGRVTFTEWAGYWPTVTSGEDAGFAKWINESPKYVFSSTLDGVDDWANSTLVKGDLVAAVTELKSGEGKDLTVAGSPTLVRSLLEQDLLDELVLLIHPVVAGEGRKKLFADDAAMKKLELVSAEPTSSGVIIATYRPVR
- a CDS encoding tetratricopeptide repeat protein; this translates as MRDSHRAEAERLLARAVEEEVRRSGGSSDAGTLLARGRAALDSMAASAGEEYAAYEQALTEAEAGQQPLSQRFSRETLGAPVLVTAVAAVAAIGADIALGTATGTALGAGAVVAVAGAATTVAKVTAAHWPAAHRRAGALAQPGGVDQLRLQWLTALDVRGIRPFLDQQRMLAASARPAKKASVVPQLRGTDRSAAARRRSVLEQSFGHLPHPGGPFAGRRSQMAQITQWVHAARAATQTLPVVVVLHGDPGSGRTTLAVRAAHDLKDLFRGACVVDLRGDGEQPLPTRDALLHLLNRLGAPREQLLFRERASAEQQVRRLSELYHQYLTGLPVTVVLDDASDPDQVRTLLPERSDSLVLVTARAPLDLPDDIPARVHQLPVEALDAAGAEELLRAAAAPSSPGPYDVRSTEEVRELCGGLPLALRTAGSSLGERSADRLAADLRALGPLDPVERALRLRYTDQPEQARRLLRRLALAGRASLGPAAAAALLATDEKEAQRLLAALSEAGLIDHVRSGRYRLHDAVRRFARNRLMDEEDAADRGAAQERLIRNYAELAGAVIRMVDGKMSTRAGQFGAYGFPSLDAALRWLDDESSFITSALRHAEGVDQQAVLGLLGALCDYCLLRGDLYRLGEISELTQAVDQGLLERSVRWRTGIAARQLGELDKARTTLSSVVGLYREAHHDAGAALALCSLGITLHHQGNLTEAAAKLHEAIALQDSQEQAEDRAWSLHALAAVERDRANPAEALRLLERALALHREGESLHGEAWSQFQLGQVFLRTGDVPAARTALEVALDLYGRTRDGRGEAWALTQLARARLVDGDPAPAVDDLRQALARHRENEDARGEAWTLYYLGQALEESGDRDQAVRELERARTMFSRMRDVYGLACARHHSGRVTRDQLAARTGSLRNSGFARQLLVDARADFARIGVAHGEAWTCLELAMIDAGNSRAPQALELCDEAAALFASYGDERGGDWARFLRCTLLPYASPGGIEVGTVVSQEELSRLMAAGHASRDAKLEDCAEALAVMLERGVRLEDGWQAWQLGLVPNRHAREVMGVAVEAGR